The genomic stretch GTCTGCCATTCTTTCTAAGTAGCGAGCAATAAATAACAGCTGCGTAATTTGATTCATAGCTTCCTGCTTTTCTTTAGCAAGGCTAAGCAGCTCTTTAATAGTAATGCCATAAAGCTCATCTACTTCATCATCCATTTCAGCAACTTTTTTAGCAAGAGTTAGGTTCTCTTCATGATATGCCTTCAAGGACAAGCTAAGCATTTCAATTGAAATAGAATGCATCTTTTTCACATGCTCTAGAGGCTTAATTAAGTCTTCTTTGCCAATCCGAATTGCTGATTTAGCGATATTCACTGCAAAGTCTGCCATTCGCTCAACGTCAGATGCAATCTTAATAGCTACAATAACTCTTCTTAAATCCGTAGCAACTGGCTGCTGTTTTGCAAGCAGCAGAATAGCTAAGTCATTAATTTCTTCTTCAAGTTGATCAATCTCCGTATCCCCATCAATAATTTCAAGCGCTAAATCGACATTTTGCGTTTGTAAAGCTTCAATAGCCTTTATTAATGCCTCTTCTGTCAATCGACCAATCTCTAAAAGTTTTTCACGTAAAATTTTTAAATCAGCATGAAACTTTTCGCGTACAACCATGTAGTCCCTCTCCCCTTAATTAATCAATTATTAGCCAAAACGTCCTGTAATATAGTCTTCTGTTCGTTTATCAGATGGGTTTGAGAAAATTCGATCTGTCTCTGCAAACTCAACAACTTCTCCATTTAAGAAAAACGCCGTTTTATCTGAAATACGTGCAGCCTGCTGCATATTGTGCGTTACGATAATGATACTGAACTCTTTCTTCAATTCTTGAACAAGCTCTTCGACTTTTAATGTTGAAATTGGATCCAGAGCAGACGTTGGCTCATCCATTAAAATTACATCTGGTTCAATTGCTAAACATCTCGCAATACATAAACGTTGCTGTTGACCACCTGATAAACCATAAGCATTTTGATTTAAACGGTCCTTTACTTCGTCCCAGATTGCTGCACCACGTAAACTTTTTTCCACGATCTCATCTAAGATTTTTTTATTTCGAATACCGTGAATACGAGGTCCATAAGCTATATTATCGTAAATTGATTTCGGGAATGGGTTGGGCTTTTGAAAAACCATTCCTACTTGGGTACGCAGCTCTTCTACTCGATACGACTTATTAAAAATGTTTTGTCCGCGGTATTCAATTTCACCGGATGTTTTCACAATTGGACTCATTTCAACCATTCGGTTTAACGTTTTAATATACGTAGACTTTCCACACCCTGATGGACCAATAATGGCTGTTACTTCGTTTTCATAAATATCTAAATCAATATTTTTTAATGCTTGATTTTCTCCGTACCATAAATTTAAACCTTTTGTTTTGTAAACAACTTCTTTTTGTTTTTTAATGGGATTTATATCTTTCTCTGTCATTTTTTGATCAATTGTGATTGTCATGGAAAGCTCCTCCTTCATCCTACTATCATCATTCAATTAAGCTCAATAACGCTTTTGAAATTTGTTACGAATAAATACAGCAATAGAGTTCATTACAATTAAGAACACTAATAGCACGATAATTCCTGCTGCTGCTACACTTTGGAAGTCTGCTTGTGGTCGACTCGTCCAGTTATAAATTTGCATTGGTAAAGCAGTTGCTGTATCTAATACACCCGCTGGTAAGAAGGCAATGAATGTAGGTAAGCCAACTACTACAAGCGGCGCTGTTTCACCTACGGCTCTTGATAGAGCTAGGATGCTTCCCGTTAAAATACCAGGGACTGCTGCTGGGAGTACCACACGGTAAATCGTTTGCCACTTAGTTGCTCCCATTCCAAATGAAGCTTCACGTAGATGGGTTGGTACTGACCTTATGGCTTCTTGTGCCGCTACTACAATAACCGGTAAAATTAACAAACTCATTGTTAATCCAGCTGCTAGAATACTTCTCCCTAAGGATAACTCACGAACAAAAATCGTTAATCCTAACAATCCAAAGACAATTGAAGGTACACCGGCTAAGTTAGAAATATTTAATTTAATAAAATCGTTAAATTTATTTTTCTTTGCGTATTCTTCCAAATAAAGAGCTGTTCCTACTCCTAAAATTAATGATACTGGTGCAATGACAGCCATCAGCCATAAGGAGCCAACTAGTGCTGCCTTAATTCCAGCATCTTCTGGTCTTCTTGATGCAAAGTTTTGTAGAAACCCCGCATCGAGCCAGCCTAATCCTTGAGTCAATACCCGATATAAAAGTATACCTAGAACTGCTAATCCAAAAATCGTTGCACAGAAAAAGATGAATCTTAAAATACTATTTTTTAATAACCGCCCATGCATACGTTGTTGTACTTGCTCGCGATCCACGTACATAATTAGTACTCCTCTCTAAAGCGCTTTGTAATAAACTGAGCTAGTAGGTTCATAATGAGTGTAAAGACGAATAACGTCATTCCCACAGCATAGATACTGTAATAAACAGTCGTCCCGTATCCTGCATCTCCCGTTGCTACTTGCACGATATATGCAGTCATCGTTTGAATTGAACCCGTTACGTCTAGTGCCATTGTCGGTGTAGCTCCACCAGCTACTGTAACAATCATCGTTTCACCGATCGCACGCGAGATGCCGAGTACAAACGATGCGATAATTCCTGACAAAGCTGCTGGCAGCACTACTTTTAATGCCACCTCTAAACGTGTCGCCCCTAAAGCTAAAGCTCCTTCTCTCATTGATTGAGGTACAGAACTCATTGCATCTTCTGATAAAGAAGCAATCATAGGAATAATCATGACACCAACTACAATACCTGGACTTAAAGCATTAAATAATCCTAAATCTGGAATAACACCTCTTAAAAGCGGCGTAACAAATGTTAATGCGAAGAAGCCATATACAATTGTTGGGATACCCGCTAATACTTCTAAAATCGGCTTAATAATACGTCTTGTTCGATCCGACGCGTACTCACTCAAAAAAATAGCTGCTGCTAACCCGATTGGAATCGCAACAATCATTGCAATTACCGTAATCAGTAGCGTTCCCGTAACAAGTGGTAAAATCCCAAAGTTACCTGCTTTTTCAATAAACGGAAGCCATTTTTGCCCCGTAACAAACTCAACAAAAGATACTCTTTCAAAGAACATAATTGTTTCAAAAATTAATGTAAACAAAATCCCCACGGTTGTTAATGCTGATACAGCAGCCGTACAGAAAAGCAAAATGGGCATCACTTTCTCTATAATCATTGATGCGCCTTTTTTTGATTTATTTTGCTTGATTAATTCTCTAACGGAACCCTTCTTAGTATTGCTATTATTCGCTAAAGCCAATGTAGTAAACTCCCTTCCATCGCATGGAAAGATGAGAAGCAAGCGTTGCTCTGCTCCTCATCTTCATTTGTCTATTTCTTTAAACCTTCAAGCGTTTTTAACTGCTCGTCGTATTCCTCATCTTTTAAGCTCACATAACCTACTTCTTCAGCAAGCTCTCCTGCATTTTCAAGCGTAAACTTAACGTAGTCATATACTTGCTCTTTATCTTTTAATGCTCCAACACTTGCATACGTATATAGTGGACGAGATAATGGTGCATATTCACCGCTCATTACCGTTTCTTTTGTTGGTTCTACTGGGCCGTTTCCACCATCAATTGGTACAACTTTTAACTTATCTTTGTTCTCTGAGTAATACGCATAACCAAAGTAACCAATTGCGTTTTTATCACCCGTTACACCGTTTACTAATACGTTGTCATCCTCTGATAATGTTGCAGACTCTGTAATCTCTTTTCCATCTAAAATTACTTCATCAAAGTAATCAAATGTCCCAGAGTCATGTCCTGGAGAATAGAATTTAATTTCTTCATCTGGCCAACCTTCACGAATATCAGACCATTTTTTTGCTTTTCCATCGTTAACCCACATTTTTTCTAGTTCTTCAACTGTTAAATGATCAACCCAATCATTTTCTTTATTAACAACAACTGATAGTCCGTCGTAAGCTAGTTCAAACTCTTGAAAGTCTACTCCGCCCTCTTCAGCTGCTTTCTTTTCTTCATCTTTAATTGGACGAGATGCATTACTTAAATCCGTTTCACCTTTTGTGAATTTTTCAAATCCACCGCCCGTACCAGACAAACCAACGGATACTTGAACTCCAGGTTGAGTTGCCATATATTCTTCGCCAACTGCCTCCATAATTGGATACACAGTAGATGAACCATCAATTGCCACGTTTCCTTTTAACTGTTCACCTGACCCACCAGCGCCACTTCCTTGGCCACCGCCACATGCTGCTAGTGCAACTGTTGATCCAATTACTGCTGACATTGCTAGAAATTTAAAGCTTTTCATTCTCAAATTCCTCCTACGACATTTCGTTGTTTTGTCCTACAAGCTATACATTAAAGCCCAACTATTAATTCCGTTTTAAGCAAATGTAAAGCTTTTGTAAATCAAGGTCCTTTTACTTAAACTATTGGAAAAACAACAGTCCTTTTTCTTATTTTTGGATTTCATATTACTATTTAACTGATCTTTACTCCTTAATTTAGAGATATTATTTCCTTAAGAAAACAAGAGCATGCAAAAAAGACGCTGAGTTCCTCAGCGCCTTTTCCTTTTCTATTCTTCTGTATTTGTAGCTTCTGCATCAATTACTTGTTGCTGTTGTTCTTGTTCATCTACTTCTTTTTCACCTTTTTGCTTTAAATCAAAATATAAATCCATTGATTCTCGAGCTAGTTCTTTTGTAATATTGTTCGGGCTACTTGGTGTGAACGCAGACGGAACAACAACCGCCATTGCTACTTCTGGATTGTCAGCCGGAGCGTAAGCGATAAATGTTGAATTATTAATTGCAATTGGGTCGCCACCATTTGGGTTTTTCTCATAAGCCTGCGCCGTACCAGATTTACCTGCTGGATTATAAGAAGCACTTGCAAATGCTGCATATCCACTTCCACCTTGCTCTTGCGTAACACGTTTCATTCCGCTTTGTACAGCTTCAATATATTCCTGCTTCATAGTAATTCGGTTTAATACTTGTGTTTCAAACGAGTATTCAACACCACCAATTTCTTCTTCTTTAATTGTTGGCTTTCGAATCTCTTTTACAATCTGGGGCTTAATACGATAGCCACCGTTCGCAATTGTAGAGGCATACTGTACAACTTGAAGAGGCGTATACGTATCATATTGACCAATAGCTAAGTCAAGAGCTGTACCTGGGATGCTGCTTCCGCCTTGGAAACCTGTTGCTTCATTGTCAAGCTCAATCCCAGTAGACACGCCAAGACCGAATTGACTATAGTACGAGCGAAGCTGCGCAAAGGTATCCGCTTTAATAGGTAAAGAACCATTATACTTATACTGAACATCAGCCATTGCCATAACCGTTTTAAACATAAATACGTTTGACGATTGCTTTAACGCGGTAGAGTAATTAATAGGTCCCATATTTTTAAAGGACTTCTTTTCTTTTGTTCCTGCAAACTTAATTGGCTCATCGACAAAAACCGTGTCTGTTGTGATGGCACCAGAATCAAACCCTGCTAGTACGGTAGCACCCTTTACTACTGAACCCATTGTATATGAAGTCGATAAATTCCCCAAGGCAAAATCTTCAATTTTAGCAGCACCTGTTTTAGAATCAGTTGTATATCTTTTCCCTGCCATTGTCAAAATCTCACCTGTATTTGGATCCATCATAATAACAAATGCTCGGTCTAAAAACCTTGTACCAGACATTTGTTTCTTCTCAATTAGTTGCTTTGTAATTGCTTCTTCTACTGCTTGTTGAAGCTCCATATCAATAGTTAATACTAAATCACTTCCGCGCTGCCCTTCAGTTAACTGTAAGGTATCGACAAGATTTCCGCTTCGATCCGTTACGTATTGAACCTGCTCTTTTTGACCTTTAAGCTGTGATTCGTATTCTTTTTCAAGATAGCTCGTACCAACTTGATCATTACGGCTGTATCCTCTGGACAAGTAGTAGTCTACTTTGTCTCTTGGAAGACCTTCATTGGCCGATGATACATTCCCCAGCAGTGTACGAAGCGTACCACCTTGTGGATAATAACGTTCCCAGTAAGTAGTTGTATCAACACCTGGAAGTTGCGATAAATTTTCACTAACAATAGCAAATTCAGCAGGAGTTACATTTTTCTTAATAATTTGAGGAGTTTGAGCATAACCTGCTTCCATTTGTCTTTTAATTGCCAAAACTTCTAAGTCGCCCGCTAATGTTTGTAAATCTCCCTCTGTAATACGACTTAACTGCCTGTTATAAAGCTCTTCATCCGTCATTTCTCCCGCTTCTACTTTGCTTCGATCACTATCACTGATTTTCTTTTCAGCTTCTTTTGGATTAAGCATAATCCAATAGTCTTTTAGATCACGCTCTGTGATTTTCACAACATCTTCGGAATCTTTATCTACGTTTTTTTCCGGTACATCAATTGCATTCGTTGAGTACGGAACATCGATTAGCTTTGCTAGTTGTCGAGCAATTTTTAACCGTTCCTCCGCAGTATTTCCTTGGAAGCGTGTATATGTAATCGCATTTAATGGTGTATTGTCGACGATTACACGATTATAACGATCATACATTCTACCTCGTGGAACAGGAGTGTTAACGGTTACGTCCTCCGTACGTTCAACTTCACGTTGGTAACTTTCTCCATGTACAATTTGTACTAAACCTAAACGTAATATCAGTACCGAAAACAGTGCAAAGATGCCTAGAAATAAAATGTTCATTCGAAACGAGACATGACTTTTACGTTTATTTTTCTTTTTCATTTCTTCACCTACAATTTATCAGCATATATACAATCTCATCATAATTTTTTTAATTTGGCAAATAAATAGACACCCTAAAGGTGTCTATTTATGCTGTGTCTATTGTAAAAGAATTTTGTGTTGATTTCTATAGTACAAAGTAATTATCTATCCCCATTATGCTGGAGATTCACCGTCTCCTTCATTTAAAGCTGGCTGCGTAACCGGCTTAGGTGTATGCTTATTTGTAGGTTGAGAAATGTTGCGAACACAGAAGTAAATACAAGAGTGTCCTGCGCCAATAATGGCTAATAGTATGGGTAAACTTTGCTGTTCATTAAAAAAAACGACAGCGATGAGAAAAGAGCCAATTGAAATGATGCGTCCAATATTTAAAAAGACATCTCGAACCACAATATATTCAATACGTTTAGAAACAATATCTTTGGCTCGACCAATAACATCATATGTTAAGGACATATACGGTACCAGCAAAATAGGGTAGCCAATTGCAATACAAATTGCATATAAAATAAGGTTTGTGTACGATAAATTGAATAGCAGTAAAAAAACTGAACCGTATAGAAGAATTCCACCTGCTAAAATGAACTTTAAGCGATCTTTTTGTTTAATAAACCTAGAGGCAACATAATATGCAACAAAGGCTACAGCTGAGTTAACCAGACCAAACGTACCAAGTGCAAGTTCGCTATCAGTTGTAATAAAGACCAATACTGACACTACAAAAATAAACGTACCTTCTCTAATTCCTTGAAATACGTGTGCATATAAAATTCTGCGCCAGTCTCGATTATATTTTCTTTCCCTCAATACTTCTCTAAATTTATATACGCCCTCAGCTGGACGCCTTTGTAAAAAGAAGCTAAGGACAACCGCACTAACAAACATTAAAAGTGACACTCCAAAGACTACGCGATAACCGATGTATTCGTAAAGGCTAGCGATAATAAAACCTGCGCCTAGAGGGCCAATCATTCCGGCAAATGAATTCAATACTCCGAGAAATCCGTTAAAAAAATCCCGTGTATCAGGTTCTGTAATTTCAAATGTTAATACGTTAAATGCTAACCAATAGAATCCATATCCTATTCCTAAAAGCGCACCGAGAAGAATTAAAAACTCATCAGCTCGGTCACCTACCATTAATACAACAATATAGAAAATAGACAGAAACGACACACCTAATCGAAGCACAACCACCCGATCGATTTTTTTAGCCCACCTTCCAGCTAAAATAAAGGTCAGTGGTTGAAAAATAACAATGACTAAGTTATAGATCGCTAAAGCAGAAAATTCTCCTGTTTGCTTCCATAAATACACATTTACAAACGAATTCGAAATTGAAATAGCTAAAGCATATAGCCCTCCAATAATAAGTAATAACAATAAATCTTTATTAACTTCTACATCTCCAACAACTTTCTTTAATAAAGGCATATAAAAAACTCCTTTTCTCTTCTACCCCTAGTGTGTGAAAAAGAAAAAGAGATATGTAAAAGAATTGGAAAACAAAAAAACCAGTAAAGGCAATAATTGCTTTACTGGTTTTTTTTTATTATTTTGCTGCTGCGTAACGCTTTGCAACTTCATCCCATTTAATTACATTAAAGAATGCTGAAATGTAATCTGGACGACGGTTTTGGTAGTTTAGATAGTAAGCATGCTCCCAAACGTCTAGTCCTAGGATTGGCGTTTTGCCTTCCATTAGTGGGCTATCTTGGTTTGGTGTGCTTGTTACTTCTAATTCTCCATTGTTTACAACTAACCAAGCCCAGCCAGAACCGAAGCGTGTAGTTGCGGCTTTAGCGAATGCATCTTTAAATGCATCAAAGCTTCCAAATTTGCTGCTGATTGCGTCTGCTAACTCACCTGTTGGCTCACCGCCACCGTTAGGGCAAAGAATTGTCCAAAATAGTGAATGGTTAGCATGTCCACCACCGTTGTTACGTACTGCTGTACGGATGTCTTCTGGTACAGCGTCCATGTTTGAGATTAACTCTTCAACGCTTTTAGAAGCTAAATCAGCTTTTCCTTCTACTGCTGCGTTTAAGTTTGTAACGTAAGTGTTATGATGTTTCGTATGGTGAATGTTCATCGTTTCTTTGTCGATGTGTGGTTCAAGTGCATCGTATGCATAAGGTAATTGTGGTAATTCGTAAGCCATGGGTAATTCCTCCTTTAAAATATGTACCTAATTTGGTGAAAGAAAATTCACCTCATGTTTTTAGATTAGCAAATTTAACCTACGCTTTCAATGAAAAAGCATCTAATCATCATTTATATTTACCCGATTCCCATTGTCTATCCTATTTAAACATAAAATTTTAGCTAAAAACAAAATAAAAAATCTTTCTTTACAATTGTAAAGAAAGATTTATCAGCAATATGTATGGCGGAGGAAGAGGGATTCGAACCCCCGCGGGCTTTAACACCCCTGTCGGTTTTCAAGACCGATCCCTTCAGCCGGACTTGGGTATTCCTCCAACCTTTTCATGGTGGACCCTGCAGGACTCGAACCTGCGACCGGACGGTTATGAGCCGTCTGCTCTAACCAGCTGAGCTAAGGGTCCATGGCTCCACAGGTAGGACTCGAACCTACGACCGATCGGTTAACAGCCGATTGCTCTACCACTGAGCTACTGTGGAATAATAATATGTAAACTTTGTCACTGAAAGGTATAGCGGCGGAGGGGATCGAACCCCCGACCTCACGGGTATGAACCGTACGCTCTAGCCAGCTGAGCTACACCGCCATGGCTCCACAGGTAGGACTCGAACCTACGACCGATCGGTTAACAGCCGATTGCTCTACCACTGAGCTACTGTGGAACGATATAACATTTATTAGCGACATTAAAAATTTAACATGATTTTAAATAAAAGTCAACAAATTATTATAAAACAACAATAAGGAAATATATAATCATTGCCGCTTGAATAATTCCTTTTGAAATGGCCCCGCTGAAAAAACCAACTAACGAACCAAAACCAATTTTCACAGCATTTTGAACACTAGTACGATGTACGACTAGCTCTCCAATCACCGCTCCTAAAAATGGACCAAGTAGTATCCCAATTCCAGGAATTAAAAACGGGCCAACCAATAACCCAATGGTGCTTCCCCAAATTCCTGCTTTTGTTCCACCAAACTTTTTAACCCCAATTAGATTTGCCAAATAATCAGCTGCAAAAAGCGCTGCTACAAGCAGACCTTGAATAAGTACAAACAAGAAGGTATATGGCTCAAAACTATAGAAGAAACCGTACAATAAAAACCCCAATGCTACAAACAGTACGCTTGGGATAATAGGATAGATTAATCCAATAAATGATACTACAAAACAAACTACAATGAGTGTCCAATATAAAAAGTCCAACTTAACACGTTCCCTTTCATCTCAATCTCTATTTGCCATTATCAAACAGTATACACCTTAACAACTTTTTTGATAATAATATTCCATAAAAAAGAGCGACCTTTTAATAAGTCGCTCTTTTTAGCTTATTTTTATTTAGATTTTTGAGCCACGCTTTTTTTATTTTCGCCTAATACCGCTTCTGCAATATTAACAGCATGATCTCCAATACGCTCTAAGTTACTGATAATGTCAACAAATACAATTCCAGCTGACCCTGTGCAAGCTCCTTCATTCAAGCGTAAAATATGCTTTTTACGAAGTGAACGCTCCATGCTGTCAATTTGATCTTCTTGCTGCATAACGTGAACAGCCTTTTCACGATCGTTGTGCTCTAGTGCTGCAACAGCTTCTTTAACTGTTGAAATTGTTAGCTCGAACATTTCTGCTAAATCTTTATTAGCTTCAGATGTTACTTTTACTTTGTTAGTGATTTGATAGTCAACGAGCTC from Bacillus sp. 1780r2a1 encodes the following:
- the phoU gene encoding phosphate signaling complex protein PhoU, which produces MVVREKFHADLKILREKLLEIGRLTEEALIKAIEALQTQNVDLALEIIDGDTEIDQLEEEINDLAILLLAKQQPVATDLRRVIVAIKIASDVERMADFAVNIAKSAIRIGKEDLIKPLEHVKKMHSISIEMLSLSLKAYHEENLTLAKKVAEMDDEVDELYGITIKELLSLAKEKQEAMNQITQLLFIARYLERMADHTTNVAESVFYLVKGKRYDLNE
- the pstB gene encoding phosphate ABC transporter ATP-binding protein PstB, producing MTITIDQKMTEKDINPIKKQKEVVYKTKGLNLWYGENQALKNIDLDIYENEVTAIIGPSGCGKSTYIKTLNRMVEMSPIVKTSGEIEYRGQNIFNKSYRVEELRTQVGMVFQKPNPFPKSIYDNIAYGPRIHGIRNKKILDEIVEKSLRGAAIWDEVKDRLNQNAYGLSGGQQQRLCIARCLAIEPDVILMDEPTSALDPISTLKVEELVQELKKEFSIIIVTHNMQQAARISDKTAFFLNGEVVEFAETDRIFSNPSDKRTEDYITGRFG
- the pstA gene encoding phosphate ABC transporter permease PstA, coding for MYVDREQVQQRMHGRLLKNSILRFIFFCATIFGLAVLGILLYRVLTQGLGWLDAGFLQNFASRRPEDAGIKAALVGSLWLMAVIAPVSLILGVGTALYLEEYAKKNKFNDFIKLNISNLAGVPSIVFGLLGLTIFVRELSLGRSILAAGLTMSLLILPVIVVAAQEAIRSVPTHLREASFGMGATKWQTIYRVVLPAAVPGILTGSILALSRAVGETAPLVVVGLPTFIAFLPAGVLDTATALPMQIYNWTSRPQADFQSVAAAGIIVLLVFLIVMNSIAVFIRNKFQKRY
- the pstC gene encoding phosphate ABC transporter permease subunit PstC, which translates into the protein MALANNSNTKKGSVRELIKQNKSKKGASMIIEKVMPILLFCTAAVSALTTVGILFTLIFETIMFFERVSFVEFVTGQKWLPFIEKAGNFGILPLVTGTLLITVIAMIVAIPIGLAAAIFLSEYASDRTRRIIKPILEVLAGIPTIVYGFFALTFVTPLLRGVIPDLGLFNALSPGIVVGVMIIPMIASLSEDAMSSVPQSMREGALALGATRLEVALKVVLPAALSGIIASFVLGISRAIGETMIVTVAGGATPTMALDVTGSIQTMTAYIVQVATGDAGYGTTVYYSIYAVGMTLFVFTLIMNLLAQFITKRFREEY
- a CDS encoding PstS family phosphate ABC transporter substrate-binding protein produces the protein MKSFKFLAMSAVIGSTVALAACGGGQGSGAGGSGEQLKGNVAIDGSSTVYPIMEAVGEEYMATQPGVQVSVGLSGTGGGFEKFTKGETDLSNASRPIKDEEKKAAEEGGVDFQEFELAYDGLSVVVNKENDWVDHLTVEELEKMWVNDGKAKKWSDIREGWPDEEIKFYSPGHDSGTFDYFDEVILDGKEITESATLSEDDNVLVNGVTGDKNAIGYFGYAYYSENKDKLKVVPIDGGNGPVEPTKETVMSGEYAPLSRPLYTYASVGALKDKEQVYDYVKFTLENAGELAEEVGYVSLKDEEYDEQLKTLEGLKK
- a CDS encoding penicillin-binding protein 2 — its product is MKKKNKRKSHVSFRMNILFLGIFALFSVLILRLGLVQIVHGESYQREVERTEDVTVNTPVPRGRMYDRYNRVIVDNTPLNAITYTRFQGNTAEERLKIARQLAKLIDVPYSTNAIDVPEKNVDKDSEDVVKITERDLKDYWIMLNPKEAEKKISDSDRSKVEAGEMTDEELYNRQLSRITEGDLQTLAGDLEVLAIKRQMEAGYAQTPQIIKKNVTPAEFAIVSENLSQLPGVDTTTYWERYYPQGGTLRTLLGNVSSANEGLPRDKVDYYLSRGYSRNDQVGTSYLEKEYESQLKGQKEQVQYVTDRSGNLVDTLQLTEGQRGSDLVLTIDMELQQAVEEAITKQLIEKKQMSGTRFLDRAFVIMMDPNTGEILTMAGKRYTTDSKTGAAKIEDFALGNLSTSYTMGSVVKGATVLAGFDSGAITTDTVFVDEPIKFAGTKEKKSFKNMGPINYSTALKQSSNVFMFKTVMAMADVQYKYNGSLPIKADTFAQLRSYYSQFGLGVSTGIELDNEATGFQGGSSIPGTALDLAIGQYDTYTPLQVVQYASTIANGGYRIKPQIVKEIRKPTIKEEEIGGVEYSFETQVLNRITMKQEYIEAVQSGMKRVTQEQGGSGYAAFASASYNPAGKSGTAQAYEKNPNGGDPIAINNSTFIAYAPADNPEVAMAVVVPSAFTPSSPNNITKELARESMDLYFDLKQKGEKEVDEQEQQQQVIDAEATNTEE
- a CDS encoding MFS transporter, whose product is MPLLKKVVGDVEVNKDLLLLLIIGGLYALAISISNSFVNVYLWKQTGEFSALAIYNLVIVIFQPLTFILAGRWAKKIDRVVVLRLGVSFLSIFYIVVLMVGDRADEFLILLGALLGIGYGFYWLAFNVLTFEITEPDTRDFFNGFLGVLNSFAGMIGPLGAGFIIASLYEYIGYRVVFGVSLLMFVSAVVLSFFLQRRPAEGVYKFREVLRERKYNRDWRRILYAHVFQGIREGTFIFVVSVLVFITTDSELALGTFGLVNSAVAFVAYYVASRFIKQKDRLKFILAGGILLYGSVFLLLFNLSYTNLILYAICIAIGYPILLVPYMSLTYDVIGRAKDIVSKRIEYIVVRDVFLNIGRIISIGSFLIAVVFFNEQQSLPILLAIIGAGHSCIYFCVRNISQPTNKHTPKPVTQPALNEGDGESPA
- the sodA gene encoding superoxide dismutase SodA, with amino-acid sequence MAYELPQLPYAYDALEPHIDKETMNIHHTKHHNTYVTNLNAAVEGKADLASKSVEELISNMDAVPEDIRTAVRNNGGGHANHSLFWTILCPNGGGEPTGELADAISSKFGSFDAFKDAFAKAATTRFGSGWAWLVVNNGELEVTSTPNQDSPLMEGKTPILGLDVWEHAYYLNYQNRRPDYISAFFNVIKWDEVAKRYAAAK
- a CDS encoding DUF456 domain-containing protein, with protein sequence MDFLYWTLIVVCFVVSFIGLIYPIIPSVLFVALGFLLYGFFYSFEPYTFLFVLIQGLLVAALFAADYLANLIGVKKFGGTKAGIWGSTIGLLVGPFLIPGIGILLGPFLGAVIGELVVHRTSVQNAVKIGFGSLVGFFSGAISKGIIQAAMIIYFLIVVL